A single window of Acinetobacter wuhouensis DNA harbors:
- a CDS encoding TetR/AcrR family transcriptional regulator encodes MRLAAESGMQGVSIQAVADLSNVTKGGVFHHFPNKQSLITAMISSAMHTLDDEVEKYLATKTIEYGCFTRAYIELTLTSENFGIGSVWSALCLTFISDQAFCAEWNQWLAQRLVRHQATDQDMNLQLLRYAADGAWLMEGFKSENQQKLIDIKNELIQRSFIKN; translated from the coding sequence ATGCGACTTGCCGCAGAAAGTGGTATGCAAGGTGTATCTATTCAGGCTGTAGCAGATTTATCAAATGTGACAAAGGGGGGCGTGTTTCATCATTTCCCCAATAAACAAAGCTTAATTACGGCAATGATCAGCAGTGCAATGCATACTTTAGATGATGAAGTTGAAAAATATCTAGCAACGAAAACGATTGAATATGGTTGTTTTACACGTGCTTATATTGAGCTGACATTAACGAGTGAGAATTTTGGGATCGGTTCAGTGTGGTCAGCTTTGTGTCTAACGTTTATTTCAGATCAGGCTTTTTGTGCAGAATGGAACCAGTGGTTGGCACAACGTTTGGTGCGACATCAAGCGACTGATCAGGATATGAATTTACAATTGTTACGTTATGCTGCGGATGGTGCATGGTTGATGGAAGGCTTTAAATCTGAAAATCAGCAAAAATTAATAGACATAAAAAATGAGTTAATTCAAAGAAGTTTTATAAAAAATTGA
- a CDS encoding DUF2171 domain-containing protein encodes MTTINVENIKSHADVIASCGTKVGEVDHMQGTNQIKLTKHGDGHHHLIPVSWVGEITDSKIVLNKDSQEVKDTWVQI; translated from the coding sequence ATGACTACTATTAATGTTGAAAATATTAAAAGCCATGCAGATGTTATCGCTTCCTGTGGTACTAAAGTCGGTGAAGTCGACCACATGCAAGGTACAAATCAGATTAAGCTGACAAAGCATGGGGATGGACATCACCACCTGATCCCTGTTTCATGGGTTGGTGAAATCACTGACAGTAAAATTGTACTCAACAAAGACTCACAGGAAGTTAAAGATACTTGGGTACAAATTTAA
- the putP gene encoding sodium/proline symporter PutP, producing MDSINPTVVTFIFYIIAMVCIGLYAYRRTTNFSDYILGGRSLGSFVTALSAGASDMSGWLLMGLPGAIYITGLSESWIAIGLIIGAWLNWYLVAGRLRVHTEIQNNALTLPDYFTSRFADKKKVLRIISALVILIFFGIYCASGMVAGARLFESIFAMDYSTALWVSAIATMSYVCIGGFLAISWTDTFQAGLMIFALLLAPIMTFLAVGDLTTVNHLIESVRPHAANMFQGVSAIAIISSMAWGLGYFGQPHILVRFMAADSVKSIPNARRIGMAWMILCLGGAVAIGYVGIAYFAANPDIPAAAIVAKNPETVFMELTKILFNPWIAGVVLAAILAAVMSTLSCQLLVCSSTLTEDIYKSFIRKTASQNELVWVGRLMVLAISVLAILLAFNPESKVLGLVAYAWAGFGAAFGPLIILSIFWKRMTLNGAIIGIIVGAVTVILWKNTMAHTGLYEIVPGFILSFISIVIVSLMGKAPEQEVIDRFDHAEQVYDHEMKNL from the coding sequence ATGGACTCAATCAACCCCACAGTAGTGACATTTATTTTTTATATTATTGCTATGGTCTGTATAGGCTTATATGCGTATAGACGAACCACGAATTTTTCAGATTATATTTTAGGTGGCCGAAGCTTAGGAAGTTTTGTTACCGCATTATCTGCTGGTGCCTCTGACATGAGTGGTTGGCTCCTGATGGGGCTACCTGGTGCAATCTATATCACGGGGCTATCTGAATCTTGGATTGCGATTGGCTTGATTATCGGTGCATGGTTAAATTGGTATCTGGTCGCTGGACGCTTACGTGTCCATACAGAAATTCAAAATAACGCTTTGACATTACCCGATTATTTCACCAGTCGTTTTGCAGATAAAAAGAAAGTGCTTCGTATTATCTCGGCTTTGGTAATTCTCATTTTCTTCGGGATCTACTGTGCTTCTGGCATGGTGGCGGGTGCTCGTCTATTTGAAAGTATTTTCGCAATGGATTACTCGACGGCTTTATGGGTAAGTGCAATCGCAACGATGAGCTATGTATGTATTGGCGGTTTCCTTGCAATCAGCTGGACAGATACTTTCCAGGCTGGCTTGATGATTTTTGCTTTGCTTCTCGCACCAATTATGACTTTCCTTGCGGTAGGTGATTTAACTACTGTGAATCACTTAATCGAATCTGTTCGACCTCATGCAGCAAATATGTTCCAAGGTGTTAGTGCTATCGCCATTATTTCATCCATGGCTTGGGGCTTAGGCTATTTTGGTCAACCACATATTCTTGTGCGTTTTATGGCAGCAGATTCAGTTAAATCTATTCCAAATGCCCGCCGTATCGGTATGGCATGGATGATTCTATGTTTAGGTGGTGCAGTTGCAATTGGCTATGTGGGTATCGCTTACTTTGCAGCAAACCCAGATATTCCTGCTGCTGCCATCGTGGCAAAAAATCCAGAAACCGTATTTATGGAATTAACCAAAATCCTCTTTAATCCATGGATTGCAGGTGTGGTTCTTGCTGCGATTTTAGCGGCAGTAATGAGTACCTTGAGCTGTCAATTACTCGTATGTTCAAGTACATTGACTGAAGATATTTATAAATCATTTATCCGTAAAACTGCATCACAAAATGAGTTGGTATGGGTGGGTCGTTTAATGGTATTGGCAATTTCAGTATTGGCAATCCTTTTAGCATTCAACCCTGAAAGTAAGGTACTCGGTTTAGTGGCCTATGCATGGGCTGGTTTTGGTGCTGCTTTTGGACCATTGATTATCTTGTCAATTTTCTGGAAACGTATGACGTTGAATGGTGCGATCATTGGGATTATTGTCGGTGCAGTGACCGTTATTCTTTGGAAAAACACCATGGCGCACACAGGTTTATATGAAATTGTACCAGGCTTTATCCTGTCTTTCATCAGTATCGTAATCGTCAGTTTAATGGGTAAAGCGCCTGAACAAGAAGTCATTGATCGTTTTGACCACGCTGAACAAGTGTATGATCATGAGATGAAAAATCTTTAA
- a CDS encoding DMT family transporter, whose translation MNPILTAYLLLAFAIVSEVIGSTFIVKSEGFTKLVPSLTVLVLYSIAFYLLSQVVKVIPLGITYAIWAGVGIVLTAFLGFIVFKQSLDLAAMIGIALIISGVIVINLFSTTAGH comes from the coding sequence ATGAATCCTATTTTAACTGCATATCTACTCTTAGCATTTGCTATTGTTTCAGAGGTGATTGGTTCTACATTTATTGTAAAATCAGAAGGTTTTACTAAATTAGTGCCGTCTTTAACCGTTTTGGTGTTATATAGCATCGCCTTTTACTTGTTATCACAAGTGGTGAAAGTCATTCCATTGGGAATTACTTATGCAATTTGGGCGGGTGTTGGTATCGTATTGACAGCATTTTTAGGATTTATTGTATTTAAACAAAGTCTTGATCTTGCTGCGATGATTGGTATTGCTTTGATTATTTCAGGTGTTATCGTAATTAATTTATTTTCAACTACCGCAGGGCATTAA
- a CDS encoding BRO-N domain-containing protein translates to MNSLTFNAMQFHPIQSNDQQIWIPSTELSSALGYSRADAVTKIYDRNNDEFAHDMTKIIDNPQNPNLVLRVFSLRGAHLITFFARTPVAKEFRKWVLDILDKEVGAPVAKTHKSEREPLTNAVNMLVAKTKHLNYSDAYKLVHQRFNVEHIEDIPYDVIPVAVEYVHHLIALYSNAEKKQFSEAELQNLHALATHMIWVREWWREFGDSIKKLNPTMYYRINDNFKDGAFVAWWFVKPTKKQALEECVKNFDWLAGTYQKNLPI, encoded by the coding sequence ATGAACAGTTTAACATTTAATGCAATGCAATTTCATCCAATACAAAGCAATGATCAGCAAATTTGGATTCCATCAACAGAATTATCAAGTGCTTTGGGTTATTCACGAGCTGATGCCGTAACCAAAATTTATGACCGAAATAATGATGAATTTGCTCATGATATGACAAAAATTATAGATAACCCCCAGAACCCCAATTTGGTGTTACGGGTATTCAGCTTACGTGGGGCACATCTCATCACGTTCTTTGCCCGTACTCCTGTTGCCAAAGAATTCCGCAAATGGGTACTCGATATTTTAGATAAGGAGGTTGGTGCACCTGTAGCCAAAACCCACAAATCTGAACGAGAGCCATTAACCAACGCCGTGAACATGCTTGTAGCTAAAACGAAGCATTTAAACTATAGCGATGCTTATAAGCTCGTACATCAGCGTTTCAACGTAGAACACATTGAAGACATCCCTTACGATGTCATACCTGTAGCAGTTGAGTACGTACATCACTTAATCGCTTTATACAGTAATGCTGAAAAGAAACAATTTAGTGAAGCTGAATTACAAAACTTACATGCGTTGGCAACTCATATGATTTGGGTGCGTGAATGGTGGAGAGAGTTTGGTGATTCGATCAAGAAACTAAACCCGACGATGTATTATAGAATCAACGACAATTTTAAAGATGGTGCATTTGTGGCATGGTGGTTTGTAAAGCCCACCAAGAAACAAGCATTAGAAGAATGTGTGAAAAATTTTGATTGGTTAGCAGGAACTTATCAGAAAAATTTACCGATATAA
- a CDS encoding IS3-like element ISAba14 family transposase (programmed frameshift), which translates to MARRPRRNHSNDFKAKVALAAIKAEKTLAELSAEFDVHQNQIIDWKNQLISASSQAFDQSKAPTEPPIDLKKLHAKIGEQALEIGFFRRCVEETGPLQPQKLIDDSLQISVSKQAKLLKVSRGCYYYRPKPVSASDLKLMRCIDELHMQYPFAGSRMMRDLLNRQGHHIGRRHTRTLMKKMGIQALYCKPNLSQANQAHRKYPYLLKGLAIQRSNQVWSTDITYIPMAKGFVYLCAVIDWHSRKVLAHRVSISMEVDFCISALNEAIEKYGRPEIFNTDQGSQFTSDAFIDVLKSNGIQISMDGKGRWVDNVMVERLWRSVKYEEVYLKAYSSVTDAKKQLSAYFEFYNLKRPHSSLDKMTPNEFYYDQLPQQNKVA; encoded by the exons ATGGCACGTAGACCAAGAAGAAATCATTCAAATGATTTTAAAGCTAAGGTAGCACTTGCTGCGATTAAAGCAGAAAAAACACTTGCTGAATTGAGTGCTGAGTTTGATGTTCATCAAAACCAAATTATTGACTGGAAAAATCAATTGATCTCAGCTTCCTCGCAAGCTTTCGATCAATCAAAAGCTCCAACAGAACCACCCATCGATCTAAAAAAACTACATGCAAAAATCGGTGAGCAGGCATTAGAAATTG GATTTTTTAGAAGGTGTGTTGAAGAAACTGGGCCGCTTCAACCACAAAAGTTAATCGACGACTCACTTCAGATTTCAGTATCTAAGCAAGCTAAGCTGCTGAAAGTCTCCCGTGGTTGTTATTACTATCGCCCAAAACCTGTGAGTGCATCAGATCTGAAGCTGATGCGATGTATTGATGAATTACATATGCAATATCCTTTTGCAGGCAGTCGTATGATGCGTGATTTGTTGAATCGTCAAGGACATCATATAGGACGACGTCATACACGTACTTTAATGAAGAAAATGGGTATTCAGGCGTTATATTGCAAACCAAATTTAAGCCAGGCTAATCAAGCTCACCGTAAATATCCATATCTGCTCAAAGGGTTGGCTATTCAGCGCAGTAATCAAGTGTGGTCTACGGATATAACGTATATCCCTATGGCAAAAGGCTTTGTTTATTTATGTGCTGTGATTGATTGGCATAGCCGCAAGGTACTTGCGCATAGGGTATCGATTAGTATGGAGGTGGATTTTTGTATTTCGGCTTTAAATGAAGCGATTGAAAAATATGGTCGACCTGAAATATTTAATACAGACCAAGGCAGCCAGTTTACCAGTGATGCATTTATTGATGTATTGAAATCAAATGGCATTCAAATCAGTATGGATGGTAAAGGTCGATGGGTAGATAATGTGATGGTTGAACGATTATGGCGGAGCGTTAAATATGAAGAGGTGTATCTCAAAGCTTATAGCAGTGTCACAGATGCGAAAAAGCAATTAAGTGCATATTTTGAGTTTTATAATTTGAAACGACCTCATTCGAGTCTAGACAAAATGACACCAAATGAGTTTTACTATGATCAGCTACCCCAACAAAACAAGGTGGCTTAA
- a CDS encoding Lrp/AsnC ligand binding domain-containing protein: MEGAYLNLDRIDIRILEILQKDAKISNIKLAEEVNLSATAALARVQKLTAEGYILGYEAKLNPKMLGANFVVFVEILLDKTTPNALDEFSDAVVQYPEIMACHMISGGFDFLVKIRCADMEEFRRISGQVLWQLPGVKETRSYPVMEVIKDSGQLHLNFKAKAKK, from the coding sequence ATGGAAGGTGCGTATTTAAACCTAGATCGAATAGATATTCGGATTTTAGAAATACTGCAAAAAGATGCCAAAATTTCCAATATTAAATTGGCTGAAGAAGTGAACTTATCGGCAACGGCTGCACTTGCACGTGTGCAAAAGCTCACAGCAGAAGGTTATATTCTTGGCTATGAGGCGAAGCTTAATCCTAAAATGTTAGGGGCAAATTTTGTCGTTTTTGTTGAAATACTTTTGGATAAAACTACGCCAAATGCTTTGGATGAATTCTCCGATGCAGTGGTGCAATACCCTGAAATCATGGCTTGTCACATGATTAGTGGTGGCTTTGACTTTCTAGTGAAAATTCGTTGTGCAGATATGGAGGAGTTTCGCCGTATTTCTGGGCAAGTACTGTGGCAGTTACCTGGTGTGAAAGAAACCCGAAGTTATCCTGTGATGGAAGTGATTAAAGACAGTGGACAGTTGCATTTGAATTTTAAGGCAAAAGCAAAAAAGTAG
- a CDS encoding excalibur calcium-binding domain-containing protein — protein MKFILIFALGFTSINVYAKKCADFSTQQQAQKWYEQRKNSGQTGWKSLDRDGDGQACDCLPGGNGKKCPKKKRK, from the coding sequence ATGAAATTTATACTCATTTTTGCTTTGGGGTTCACTTCTATAAATGTATATGCAAAAAAATGTGCTGACTTCTCTACACAGCAGCAGGCTCAGAAGTGGTATGAACAACGGAAAAATTCAGGACAGACGGGCTGGAAAAGTTTAGACCGTGATGGAGATGGTCAGGCATGTGATTGCCTGCCAGGTGGGAATGGGAAAAAGTGTCCGAAGAAAAAGAGGAAATAG
- the putA gene encoding trifunctional transcriptional regulator/proline dehydrogenase/L-glutamate gamma-semialdehyde dehydrogenase, producing the protein MNMNSPQNLDSHTNLNTASIQDFAPSLDYITEFKDKSDLEDAINTAWRRSEPECVENLLDHSQMSEELNQKIYEIAFNLAHSLRDRKSSSGKAGIVQGLLQEFSLSSQEGIALMCLAEALLRIPDSATRDLLIKDKINQGNWKDHLGQSNLMFVNAAAWGLMLTGKLMETPKQNSLSGILTSLLARTGKGVIRKAVDVAMRMMGEQFVTGETIEEALDNAKVLEDKGFRYSYDMLGEAALTEHDADRYFEDYTQAIHAIGKASAGKDVYSGPGISIKLSALHPRYQRSQIARVHDELYPRILNLALLAKTYDIGLNIDAEEADRLELSLELLERLCFEPQLADWKGIGFVIQAYQKRCFYVVDYIVDLAKRSQKRLMIRLVKGAYWDSEIKKAQIDGMSDYPVFTRKVHTDLSYIACAKKLLAAPDQIYPQFATHNAQTLATIYQLADPQKYYTGQYEFQCLHGMGEPLYEQVVGNVADNKLGIPCRIYAPVGNHETLLAYLVRRLLENGANTSFVNRIADKSIQIDDLIEDPIHEIMQTAQKEQAIGLKHPAIPLPQDLYQGIRQNSMGLDLANDSELAELNCIAQQYSSHQWNSASLVDQLDIQDLSESNAVEIRNPSNHQDLVGYVIEAETAQVDLALENAHQALEDWKNTSKDVRADLLLKAADLMEARIHELMVLLNRESGKTYSNAIAEVREAVDFLRYYAAQAKAIDHNTVIEPLGTILCISPWNFPLAIFSGQISAALVAGNTVIAKPAEQTPLIATQAIQILWEAGIPKSVVQLLPGRGETVGAKLSQDERIQGIMFTGSTEVAKILQKTVAQRLSPSGQPIPLIAETGGQNAMIVDSSALTEQVVIDAVNSAFDSAGQRCSALRVLCVQEDNAATLIKMLKGAMQQLKIGNPILLKTDIGPVIDQEAQQNIEKHIEMMRSKGYPVHQFADNTPTSDLNAGTFIVPTLIELPNLNDLKREVFGPVLHVITYKYGELKQLLEHINSKGYGLTMGLHTRIDETIQTTIEHAEVGNLYINRNIVGAVVGVQPFGGEGLSGTGPKAGGPIYLYKLMQHTTLPLQPFGTVKTLSTLNTKNSEIYELFEKWVKQNHTQIQLQPYQSPVALYELPGPTGESNQYQIVARQRILAIADNETSLLDQFNAILSLNAQAIILSDNTLALKMIQSMPQALKQKFTMVNDLITGEFNAVLHQGSQQSLQNTQAMVAQRQGAIVGITHCHDVNGQIPLEPLLIERAISINTAAAGGNASLMTLDS; encoded by the coding sequence ATGAATATGAATTCACCACAAAATTTAGACTCCCATACAAATTTGAATACAGCATCTATTCAAGATTTTGCACCAAGCTTAGATTACATCACTGAGTTTAAAGATAAGTCTGATTTAGAAGATGCAATCAATACGGCTTGGCGTCGCTCTGAACCTGAATGCGTGGAGAATTTACTTGATCACAGTCAAATGTCCGAAGAGTTGAATCAAAAAATTTATGAGATTGCTTTTAATCTCGCGCATAGCTTACGTGACCGTAAAAGCTCATCTGGAAAAGCAGGCATTGTGCAAGGCTTATTGCAAGAGTTTTCTTTATCATCACAAGAAGGCATTGCCTTGATGTGTTTGGCAGAAGCCTTACTGCGTATTCCAGACAGTGCAACTCGTGATTTATTAATCAAAGATAAAATTAACCAAGGCAACTGGAAAGATCATTTAGGTCAAAGTAATTTGATGTTCGTGAATGCTGCAGCGTGGGGTTTAATGCTGACAGGCAAGCTCATGGAAACCCCAAAACAGAATAGCCTTTCTGGTATTTTAACCTCTCTTCTCGCGCGTACAGGTAAAGGCGTCATCCGTAAAGCTGTCGATGTGGCGATGCGTATGATGGGTGAGCAGTTTGTCACAGGTGAAACCATCGAAGAAGCTTTGGATAATGCCAAAGTACTTGAAGATAAAGGCTTCCGTTATTCTTATGATATGTTGGGTGAAGCTGCTTTAACTGAGCATGATGCAGATCGTTATTTTGAAGATTACACCCAAGCCATTCATGCCATTGGTAAGGCTTCAGCAGGCAAAGATGTTTATTCCGGTCCAGGTATTTCAATCAAGCTTTCTGCATTACATCCACGCTATCAACGTTCACAAATCGCCCGTGTTCACGATGAACTCTATCCGCGTATTTTAAATCTTGCGCTTTTAGCCAAAACTTATGACATCGGTTTAAATATTGATGCTGAAGAAGCAGATCGTTTAGAACTTTCTTTAGAGCTACTCGAACGCTTATGCTTTGAACCGCAATTGGCGGATTGGAAAGGTATCGGCTTCGTCATTCAAGCTTATCAAAAACGTTGTTTCTATGTGGTTGATTATATTGTTGACCTTGCAAAACGTAGCCAAAAACGTTTAATGATTCGTTTGGTAAAAGGTGCTTACTGGGACAGTGAAATTAAAAAAGCACAAATTGATGGTATGTCAGATTACCCTGTCTTTACCCGTAAAGTGCATACCGATTTGTCTTATATTGCCTGTGCGAAAAAACTGTTGGCTGCACCTGATCAAATCTATCCTCAATTTGCGACACATAATGCGCAAACCCTTGCCACGATTTACCAATTGGCAGATCCACAAAAATATTATACAGGTCAATATGAGTTCCAATGCTTACACGGCATGGGCGAACCACTTTATGAACAAGTCGTAGGAAATGTTGCTGATAATAAACTTGGAATCCCTTGTCGTATTTATGCCCCAGTCGGTAATCACGAAACACTGCTTGCCTATTTAGTCCGCCGTTTATTGGAAAATGGCGCGAATACCTCTTTTGTTAATCGTATTGCAGATAAAAGTATTCAAATTGATGATCTCATTGAAGATCCAATTCATGAAATCATGCAAACTGCACAAAAAGAACAAGCCATAGGTTTAAAACATCCTGCGATCCCTTTGCCTCAAGATTTGTATCAAGGCATTCGACAAAACTCAATGGGTTTAGATCTCGCCAATGACAGTGAATTGGCTGAATTAAACTGTATTGCTCAACAGTATTCTTCTCATCAATGGAACAGTGCTAGCCTCGTTGATCAGCTTGATATTCAAGATTTATCAGAAAGTAATGCAGTTGAAATCCGTAATCCATCGAATCATCAAGACCTCGTTGGCTATGTCATCGAAGCTGAAACAGCACAAGTAGATTTGGCTTTAGAAAATGCACATCAAGCATTAGAGGATTGGAAAAATACCTCGAAAGACGTTCGTGCAGACTTACTGTTGAAAGCTGCGGATTTGATGGAAGCACGTATTCATGAGTTGATGGTTTTATTAAACCGTGAGAGTGGTAAAACCTATAGCAATGCCATTGCAGAAGTCCGTGAAGCTGTGGATTTCCTCCGTTATTATGCAGCCCAAGCAAAAGCGATTGATCATAATACTGTCATAGAACCATTAGGAACTATTTTATGTATTAGTCCTTGGAACTTCCCATTGGCAATTTTTTCGGGGCAAATTTCGGCAGCTTTGGTTGCTGGAAATACCGTGATTGCAAAACCAGCGGAACAAACCCCTTTAATTGCAACACAAGCGATTCAAATTTTATGGGAAGCAGGCATTCCAAAATCAGTCGTACAACTTTTACCTGGTCGTGGTGAAACTGTTGGCGCCAAACTCAGCCAAGATGAACGTATCCAAGGTATTATGTTCACAGGTTCTACTGAAGTTGCCAAAATTTTACAGAAAACTGTTGCCCAAAGACTGAGCCCATCAGGACAACCAATTCCATTGATTGCCGAAACAGGTGGTCAAAATGCCATGATTGTGGATTCATCAGCACTGACTGAGCAAGTTGTGATTGATGCAGTGAATTCAGCCTTTGATAGTGCGGGTCAACGTTGTTCTGCCCTGCGTGTACTCTGTGTGCAAGAAGACAATGCAGCGACATTGATCAAAATGCTCAAAGGTGCAATGCAACAGTTGAAAATCGGCAATCCGATTTTATTAAAAACTGATATTGGTCCTGTGATTGATCAAGAAGCACAGCAAAATATTGAAAAGCATATTGAAATGATGCGTAGCAAAGGTTATCCAGTCCATCAATTTGCAGATAATACCCCAACATCTGACTTAAATGCGGGTACATTTATTGTTCCAACCTTGATTGAACTACCGAATTTAAATGATTTAAAGCGTGAAGTCTTCGGTCCAGTCTTGCATGTGATCACCTATAAATATGGTGAGTTAAAACAACTTTTAGAGCATATCAATTCTAAAGGTTATGGTTTAACGATGGGTTTACATACCCGTATCGATGAAACCATTCAAACCACGATTGAGCATGCGGAAGTTGGAAATCTCTATATTAATCGCAATATTGTCGGTGCAGTCGTCGGTGTACAACCGTTTGGTGGTGAAGGTTTATCAGGCACTGGACCTAAAGCAGGTGGTCCAATTTATCTATATAAATTGATGCAACATACCACATTGCCATTACAACCTTTTGGCACGGTAAAAACGCTTTCAACACTCAATACAAAAAATTCTGAAATTTATGAATTATTTGAAAAATGGGTAAAGCAAAACCATACTCAAATTCAATTACAACCATATCAATCTCCGGTCGCATTGTATGAGTTACCTGGACCTACAGGTGAATCTAACCAATATCAAATTGTGGCACGTCAACGTATCTTGGCGATTGCAGACAATGAAACTTCGCTACTCGATCAATTCAATGCAATCTTAAGTTTAAATGCGCAAGCCATCATTTTGAGTGACAATACACTTGCCTTGAAAATGATTCAGTCTATGCCCCAAGCTTTAAAACAAAAATTCACGATGGTCAATGATTTAATCACTGGTGAATTTAATGCAGTCTTACACCAAGGCTCTCAACAAAGTTTGCAAAATACTCAAGCGATGGTTGCACAACGCCAAGGTGCTATTGTAGGAATTACCCATTGTCATGATGTAAATGGGCAAATTCCACTTGAACCACTATTGATTGAACGCGCAATCAGCATCAATACAGCTGCTGCCGGTGGTAATGCAAGTTTGATGACACTAGATAGTTAA
- a CDS encoding Arc family DNA-binding protein encodes MSSKELIRLQARLPQATHENLTKYAEQQGISMNSAMVQLLDFSLELGLQGEGNLLDSTLTDFKTNLIKAKYIIGEYIQQEIVADFENKNSELYLDFIGKKFDNLDVQERKLLADLVSVLANKKTD; translated from the coding sequence ATGTCTTCAAAAGAATTAATACGGCTTCAAGCTCGTTTGCCACAGGCTACGCATGAAAATCTAACCAAATATGCTGAACAGCAAGGTATATCTATGAACTCTGCAATGGTGCAGCTTTTAGATTTTTCTTTGGAATTAGGGCTTCAAGGCGAAGGTAATTTACTTGACAGCACACTAACGGACTTCAAAACCAATTTGATCAAAGCTAAGTACATTATTGGTGAATATATCCAGCAAGAAATTGTGGCTGATTTTGAAAATAAAAATAGTGAATTATATTTAGATTTTATTGGTAAAAAGTTTGATAACCTTGATGTGCAAGAACGAAAACTTTTAGCAGATCTTGTCTCAGTACTGGCAAATAAAAAAACTGATTAA
- a CDS encoding lipocalin family protein — MVKAAESPVSHVKTVDNIDITKYMGKWYEIAHLPNYFQRKCSVNTTAEYSLNQDKTVKVLNSCQNKDGNLQSSEGLAKSINTGNSKLKVSFMPKALRWVPFTKGDYWILRIDPEYKVVLVGGPTKKYLWILSRSPQIDGATYTSYLETAKNFGYDTSSLIKTPQN, encoded by the coding sequence ATGGTCAAAGCTGCAGAAAGTCCAGTCAGTCATGTGAAAACTGTTGATAATATTGATATTACCAAATATATGGGTAAGTGGTATGAAATAGCTCACCTACCTAATTATTTTCAAAGAAAATGTTCAGTTAATACAACAGCGGAGTACTCACTTAATCAAGACAAAACAGTTAAAGTTCTAAATTCATGTCAAAATAAAGATGGTAATCTGCAAAGTTCTGAAGGTTTAGCTAAGAGTATTAATACTGGCAACAGTAAGCTAAAAGTTAGCTTCATGCCAAAGGCGTTGCGATGGGTACCATTTACAAAAGGCGATTATTGGATTCTTAGAATTGATCCTGAATATAAAGTTGTATTGGTAGGTGGTCCAACCAAGAAATACTTATGGATTTTGTCTAGATCTCCTCAAATTGATGGGGCTACATATACCTCTTATTTAGAGACTGCTAAAAACTTTGGTTACGACACAAGTAGTCTGATCAAAACGCCCCAAAATTAA
- a CDS encoding PIN domain-containing protein yields MIILDTNALITFLDGEKSSSEYYNLVSALKALLHETIALPMPVISEFIAGDDNEARSLSLLKPNSKFKALDFDAKAALAAAKIYKDYRASLPKSNQSQRPNQKIKVDIQILGIAIANNASIIITHDKGIKKIVDCLGLPIVVFDYIDETYFEQMVSTGLPVEESERVQ; encoded by the coding sequence TTGATCATCTTAGATACGAATGCCTTAATCACTTTCCTTGATGGAGAGAAGTCTAGTTCGGAATATTACAATCTTGTTTCTGCTTTAAAAGCTTTATTGCATGAAACAATTGCTTTGCCTATGCCTGTTATTTCCGAATTTATTGCAGGTGATGATAATGAAGCACGTTCTTTGAGTTTGCTTAAGCCAAATTCAAAGTTTAAAGCTTTAGATTTCGATGCAAAAGCTGCTTTAGCTGCAGCAAAGATATATAAAGATTATAGGGCTAGTTTACCTAAGAGTAATCAAAGTCAAAGACCCAATCAAAAAATAAAGGTTGATATTCAAATATTAGGAATAGCAATTGCTAATAATGCTTCAATAATTATTACACATGATAAAGGTATTAAAAAAATAGTAGATTGCTTAGGCTTACCAATTGTTGTTTTTGATTATATTGATGAAACCTATTTTGAACAGATGGTGAGTACTGGTTTACCAGTGGAAGAGAGTGAACGAGTTCAGTAA